A single genomic interval of Nocardioides nitrophenolicus harbors:
- a CDS encoding calcium-binding protein, whose product MRRTLLPVLALALALPASIGITAGAEAAKPRCGGLKATIVGTNKADRITGTPGRDVIVGRGGNDRIDGKGGRDVICGGGGNDRIRSGPGKGGLLFGDAGRDLLVAEADDTGLYGGAGNDVLRTTRAATLLDGGAGDDVLEGGPFPDTIDGGPGNDRIMAGGGDDRLVTGGAGDDTVDGGEGTDVLRGGPGNDVITLGPGAGGAGYGEDGADTMATGADGQALYGGEGNDVLKTAWARTTLDGQGGDDELHGGPEPDVISGGDGNDRISGGGGDDIELNGGFGIDVCDGGPGRDVCNGGAPGGPENSPTDPDVCTAEVTRSCRGEQLPERWFGTLSGTTYNDYGAGAVDIATWRLRMTLVRQKEFDGKVFYELESASGDYTASRAGTCTFDAAAAYDQSELWADLRVPLEGTGYSIEVGGPEQLEVTLVCPTSQRPHVVALFTGGRVLDGVRDPETGRIFGGSRLDLGEGYYREWQFDLGSTELP is encoded by the coding sequence ATGAGACGAACCCTCCTCCCCGTCCTCGCCCTGGCGCTCGCGCTGCCGGCGAGCATCGGCATCACCGCCGGCGCCGAGGCCGCGAAGCCACGCTGCGGCGGCCTGAAGGCGACCATCGTCGGCACCAACAAGGCTGACCGGATCACGGGCACCCCGGGGCGCGACGTCATCGTCGGCCGGGGCGGCAACGACCGGATCGACGGCAAGGGCGGTCGCGACGTCATCTGCGGTGGCGGCGGCAACGACCGGATCCGGTCGGGTCCCGGCAAGGGCGGGCTGCTGTTCGGCGACGCGGGCCGCGACCTGCTGGTCGCCGAGGCCGACGACACCGGGCTGTATGGCGGTGCGGGCAATGACGTCCTGCGGACGACGCGCGCCGCGACGCTCCTCGACGGCGGCGCCGGCGACGACGTGCTCGAGGGTGGGCCGTTCCCGGACACCATCGACGGTGGGCCCGGCAACGACCGGATCATGGCGGGAGGCGGGGACGACCGCCTGGTGACCGGCGGTGCGGGCGACGACACCGTCGACGGCGGTGAGGGCACCGACGTGCTGCGCGGTGGCCCCGGGAACGACGTGATCACCCTCGGCCCCGGCGCGGGCGGCGCCGGCTACGGCGAGGACGGCGCGGATACGATGGCGACCGGCGCCGACGGCCAGGCGCTGTACGGCGGCGAGGGAAATGACGTGCTCAAGACCGCATGGGCGCGCACGACGCTCGACGGCCAGGGCGGCGACGACGAGCTGCACGGCGGTCCGGAGCCGGACGTCATCTCGGGCGGCGACGGGAACGACCGGATCTCCGGAGGCGGTGGTGACGACATCGAGCTCAACGGCGGCTTCGGCATCGACGTCTGCGACGGCGGACCGGGCCGCGACGTGTGCAACGGCGGGGCGCCCGGCGGACCGGAGAACTCGCCGACCGATCCGGACGTCTGCACCGCGGAGGTGACCCGCTCCTGCCGGGGCGAGCAGCTGCCCGAGCGGTGGTTCGGCACCCTGTCCGGCACCACCTACAACGACTACGGCGCGGGCGCGGTCGACATCGCGACCTGGCGGCTGCGGATGACCCTGGTGAGGCAGAAGGAGTTCGACGGCAAGGTGTTCTACGAGCTCGAGTCGGCCTCGGGCGACTACACCGCCTCCCGGGCGGGGACGTGCACCTTCGACGCCGCCGCGGCGTACGACCAGTCCGAGCTGTGGGCGGACCTGCGGGTGCCGCTCGAGGGCACCGGCTACTCCATCGAGGTCGGTGGTCCCGAGCAGCTCGAGGTCACCCTGGTGTGCCCGACCAGCCAGCGTCCGCACGTGGTCGCGCTGTTCACCGGCGGACGGGTGCTCGACGGGGTCCGCGACCCGGAGACCGGGCGGATCTTCGGCGGCTCGCGCCTCGACCTCGGCGAGGGCTACTACCGTGAATGGCAGTTCGACCTCGGCTCGACCGAGCTGCCGTAG
- a CDS encoding LpqN/LpqT family lipoprotein, which produces MTHPARLLVGPAALMLALSLAACGQDSADEGAAGSKDSPSATPTSAPPAPTASSSQPTATEPTSIPDYLDQEGIEQTLLTRDDTDGLTLDLPVPDGWSSTDAFADAAPFGAIALDAAAEPANPPRILAILARLDGDADPAKILAYAPSELQSLPGFTPLSMGDPSTLSGFDAVQVGGTYTEDDQELVIAQKTVAISSARGLYVLQLNAYAPSAEVDALIAAMAVIDEQTTITAP; this is translated from the coding sequence GTGACGCATCCCGCCCGCCTGCTCGTCGGCCCGGCAGCCCTGATGCTCGCCCTGAGCCTCGCCGCCTGCGGTCAAGACTCTGCTGACGAGGGCGCCGCCGGTTCGAAGGACTCGCCAAGTGCCACACCCACCAGCGCACCGCCCGCACCGACCGCTTCCAGCTCCCAACCGACCGCGACCGAGCCGACCTCGATCCCCGACTACCTCGACCAGGAGGGCATCGAGCAGACGCTGCTCACCCGGGACGACACCGACGGGCTGACTCTCGATCTCCCGGTCCCCGACGGCTGGAGCTCGACGGACGCCTTCGCCGATGCGGCGCCCTTCGGGGCGATCGCTCTGGACGCCGCCGCCGAGCCCGCCAACCCGCCGCGGATCCTGGCCATCCTCGCCCGCCTCGACGGGGACGCCGACCCGGCGAAGATCCTGGCGTACGCACCTAGCGAGCTTCAGTCGCTCCCCGGTTTCACCCCGCTCTCGATGGGCGACCCGAGCACGCTCAGCGGGTTCGACGCCGTCCAGGTCGGCGGCACCTACACCGAGGACGACCAAGAGCTGGTGATCGCTCAGAAGACCGTGGCCATCTCCTCCGCCCGGGGCCTCTATGTGCTGCAGCTCAACGCGTACGCACCCAGCGCCGAGGTCGACGCCCTGATCGCCGCGATGGCGGTGATCGACGAGCAGACCACGATCACCGCCCCGTGA
- a CDS encoding neutral zinc metallopeptidase gives MSAPRRGAALLVAAALLLAACGEDGDAAPPSGPPSGPSVEISGDAAAPVNRLAVTAIADLRAFWKEMYPKLYGDDYTDVAGGLYALTPDSTEGPECADSYEDVRGNAFYCRLDDSVAWDADALLPHLRERYGDLVIPIVLAHEWGHAMQQRSGFFDQNRLTVSSELQADCFAGSWARHAQEQRLFEVTDADLDLALAGILDLRDTPGTASVDPSAHGSGFDRVAAFQDGFDRGVDTCRSYADGYPVVLELPFTDAEDAARAGNAPYEQIVAGVPYDLEDFWTQLYPELADGAPWTPLSRYQPFDPAAPPSCGDADTSAYVLFYCVPDDYVGFDHVTAMPRIYAQAGDYAVATLLATQWGLAALTRAGVEVDVEESTRITDCFAGGYTASVILHNRAATSSFSISPGDLDEGIKALLVFRGDGDPDRQGAGYDRVKAFRQGVIDGAASCIR, from the coding sequence GTGAGCGCCCCGAGGCGCGGTGCCGCTCTGCTCGTCGCCGCCGCGCTCCTTCTCGCGGCCTGCGGCGAGGACGGCGACGCGGCACCTCCCTCCGGACCACCGTCCGGCCCGTCCGTCGAGATCTCCGGAGACGCCGCGGCGCCGGTCAACCGGCTCGCCGTGACGGCGATCGCCGACCTGCGCGCGTTCTGGAAGGAGATGTACCCGAAGCTCTACGGCGACGACTACACCGACGTCGCCGGCGGCCTGTACGCGCTGACGCCGGACTCGACGGAGGGTCCGGAGTGCGCCGACAGCTACGAGGACGTCCGGGGCAACGCCTTCTACTGCAGGCTGGATGACTCGGTCGCCTGGGATGCCGACGCGCTGCTGCCCCATCTCCGTGAGAGGTACGGCGATCTCGTCATCCCGATCGTGCTCGCGCACGAATGGGGGCACGCCATGCAGCAGCGCTCCGGTTTCTTCGACCAGAACCGGCTGACCGTGTCGTCCGAGCTGCAAGCCGACTGCTTCGCAGGCTCGTGGGCCCGGCACGCCCAGGAGCAGCGACTGTTCGAGGTCACGGACGCCGATCTCGACCTCGCGCTGGCCGGCATCCTCGACCTGCGCGACACACCCGGCACCGCCAGCGTCGATCCCTCCGCCCACGGCAGCGGGTTCGACCGGGTCGCCGCGTTCCAGGACGGCTTCGACCGGGGCGTCGACACCTGTCGGTCGTACGCCGACGGGTACCCGGTCGTGTTGGAGCTTCCGTTCACCGACGCCGAGGACGCGGCGCGGGCGGGCAACGCGCCGTACGAGCAGATCGTGGCCGGCGTCCCGTACGACCTGGAGGACTTCTGGACCCAGCTCTATCCCGAACTGGCCGACGGCGCACCATGGACGCCGTTGAGCCGATACCAGCCGTTCGACCCGGCCGCCCCACCGTCGTGCGGTGACGCGGACACCTCGGCATACGTACTGTTCTACTGCGTGCCCGACGACTATGTCGGCTTCGACCATGTCACCGCGATGCCACGCATCTACGCGCAGGCGGGCGACTACGCTGTGGCCACCCTCCTCGCCACCCAATGGGGACTGGCGGCGCTGACCCGGGCCGGCGTCGAGGTCGACGTCGAGGAGTCGACGAGGATCACGGACTGCTTCGCTGGCGGCTACACGGCCAGCGTGATCCTGCACAACCGTGCGGCCACCAGCTCGTTCAGCATCTCGCCGGGCGATCTGGACGAGGGGATCAAGGCGCTGCTGGTATTCCGCGGCGATGGCGACCCGGACCGCCAGGGTGCCGGCTATGACCGGGTCAAGGCGTTCCGGCAGGGCGTCATCGACGGTGCCGCGTCGTGCATCCGGTGA